A DNA window from Leptolyngbya sp. KIOST-1 contains the following coding sequences:
- the ltrA gene encoding group II intron reverse transcriptase/maturase produces MKSNQGAPGIDGMVLDDFAAYARLHWGEIRQTLRDGRYRPAPVRRVVIPKPGGKGERLLGVPTVLDRVIQQAISQVLTPLFEPEFSEFSFGCRPNRSAHGAIKQVKAYVKEGYRVVVDLDLEKFFDTVNHDVLMARVARKVRDKTLLALIGRYLRAGVMVEGVVQAPEWGTPQGSPLSPLLANILLDDLDQELERRGHRFTRYVDDVVILVKSAQAGRRVMASVTRYLSQVLRLKVNSQKSRVRRIERLEYLGFTFQGIRIVWSERAFQDLKYRLRGLTSRRWRVSMEYRLKRISLYLRGWMGYFGISQLYGPIPELDGWLRRRIRMCYWKQWRRPRTRIGNLLKLGTPRRHAFSTGLSRKGYWRLSRSLATQTGMTNEWLAQEGLLSIRDLWMNAQGYGEKSITSSSR; encoded by the coding sequence GTGAAGTCCAATCAAGGTGCCCCCGGCATAGACGGGATGGTGCTGGACGACTTTGCGGCCTACGCCCGACTTCACTGGGGAGAGATTCGCCAAACCTTACGAGATGGACGCTACCGCCCTGCTCCGGTGCGACGGGTCGTCATCCCCAAGCCAGGGGGCAAGGGAGAGCGGCTGTTGGGAGTTCCAACAGTCCTAGACCGGGTGATCCAGCAAGCCATCTCACAGGTGCTGACGCCACTGTTTGAGCCGGAGTTTTCCGAGTTCAGCTTTGGGTGTCGTCCCAACCGCAGTGCCCACGGCGCGATTAAACAGGTGAAGGCATACGTCAAGGAAGGCTATCGGGTGGTGGTGGATTTGGACTTGGAAAAGTTCTTTGACACCGTAAACCACGATGTCCTAATGGCAAGAGTCGCCCGCAAAGTGCGGGATAAGACCCTGCTAGCCTTGATAGGCCGATACCTGCGAGCCGGGGTCATGGTCGAGGGGGTAGTACAGGCCCCAGAGTGGGGGACACCGCAAGGGTCGCCCCTGTCGCCGCTGCTCGCCAACATCCTGTTGGATGACCTCGACCAAGAGTTGGAACGCCGGGGCCACCGCTTTACCCGCTATGTGGACGATGTGGTCATTTTGGTCAAATCAGCCCAAGCCGGCAGGCGAGTAATGGCGAGCGTGACTCGCTATCTGAGCCAGGTGTTACGACTGAAGGTGAATTCGCAGAAAAGCCGGGTTCGACGGATTGAGCGATTGGAATACCTAGGATTTACGTTCCAGGGAATCCGCATTGTTTGGTCTGAGCGAGCCTTCCAGGACCTCAAGTACCGCTTGCGGGGGTTAACCTCGCGGCGGTGGCGAGTGTCGATGGAGTATCGGCTGAAGCGGATTAGCCTCTATCTGCGGGGTTGGATGGGCTACTTTGGAATTTCCCAATTGTACGGGCCAATTCCCGAGTTAGATGGGTGGCTGAGGCGTCGAATCCGGATGTGCTACTGGAAACAGTGGCGTAGGCCGAGAACGCGCATTGGCAACCTGCTCAAACTGGGGACACCGAGACGACACGCCTTCTCGACGGGCTTAAGCCGGAAAGGATATTGGCGGTTGTCGCGGTCCTTAGCGACGCAGACGGGGATGACCAATGAGTGGTTAGCACAAGAGGGATTGCTCTCGATTCGCGACCTTTGGATGAACGCCCAGGGTTACGGTGAGAAGTCTATTACTTCGTCTAGCAGGTAG
- a CDS encoding CobW family GTP-binding protein, producing the protein MSSLPQPSSVVDPVIPKRGLPVTLITGFLGSGKTTLLNHILTNRQNLKVAVLVNEFGDINIDSQMLVAMDETMVELSNGCICCTINDDLIDAVYRVLELPERIDYLVVETTGLADPLPIMLTFVGTELKRLTHLDSVITVVDAETFTDDHFDSAAATSQLTYGDIILLNKADLTPEVKLTWLETYIQGFKDQARILRCSLTEQADQLPLSALLDVGLAPALPPAMVSAAQESPDGHLGIDGFIAVPFRSDRPFNVDRFEHFLMAQLPAAVFRAKGILWFEGEDLRHIFQLSGKRFDLSPEPWTGPTQNQLVFIGRQLNPLQLHQQLTNCLTGTRSRCL; encoded by the coding sequence ATGTCCTCCCTTCCTCAGCCCTCATCAGTGGTAGACCCGGTCATCCCCAAGCGGGGTCTGCCAGTGACGCTGATTACCGGCTTTCTGGGCAGCGGCAAAACTACCCTGCTCAACCACATTCTGACCAACCGCCAGAATCTCAAGGTGGCGGTGCTGGTCAACGAGTTTGGCGACATCAACATCGACAGCCAGATGCTGGTCGCCATGGACGAGACCATGGTGGAACTGAGCAACGGCTGCATCTGCTGCACCATCAACGACGACTTGATCGACGCGGTGTATCGAGTGCTGGAGCTGCCCGAACGCATCGACTACCTGGTGGTGGAAACCACCGGCCTGGCCGACCCCCTGCCGATCATGCTCACCTTTGTGGGCACCGAGCTGAAGCGGCTCACCCACCTGGATTCTGTGATCACCGTTGTCGATGCCGAAACCTTTACCGACGACCACTTCGACAGTGCCGCCGCCACCAGCCAGCTCACCTACGGCGATATCATCCTGCTCAACAAGGCCGACCTCACCCCCGAGGTCAAGCTGACCTGGCTGGAGACCTACATTCAGGGTTTCAAAGACCAAGCTCGGATACTGCGCTGCTCGCTGACCGAGCAGGCCGACCAACTGCCCCTTTCCGCCCTGCTGGATGTGGGACTGGCCCCGGCCCTGCCCCCGGCCATGGTTAGCGCGGCCCAAGAGTCCCCCGACGGACACCTGGGCATTGATGGGTTTATAGCCGTTCCTTTCCGAAGCGATCGCCCCTTCAATGTCGATCGCTTTGAGCACTTTCTCATGGCCCAATTGCCCGCCGCAGTCTTTCGGGCCAAGGGCATTCTCTGGTTCGAGGGCGAAGACCTGCGCCACATCTTTCAGCTCAGCGGCAAACGCTTTGACCTCAGCCCCGAACCCTGGACCGGCCCAACCCAAAACCAATTAGTCTTCATCGGTCGTCAGCTTAACCCTCTCCAGCTGCATCAGCAACTCACCAATTGCCTAACCGGGACTCGCTCCCGCTGTCTGTAA
- a CDS encoding class I SAM-dependent methyltransferase: protein MALGDYGLPSMGMGLENARKSATLPFYFTMKSPEPTIVFDQKRAASYDQQFAALAPIREALHLQIRIILSELPANANILCVGVGTGAELIYLAEAFPQWRFTAVEPAAPMLDICRRKTEETGIASRCTFHQGYLDSLPATDTFHAATCLLVSHFLVQIDERRRFFRQIATRLQPGGYLVSADLTADMATAEYQSLLEVWLRMLRYAGLPAAEADKFRTSYGRDVALLPPENIAAIITEAGFELPVLFYQSLLARAWYAHKRPE, encoded by the coding sequence TTGGCGCTCGGTGACTACGGGCTGCCCTCAATGGGCATGGGGCTTGAAAATGCTAGAAAATCTGCAACTTTACCGTTTTATTTCACCATGAAAAGCCCAGAACCGACTATCGTTTTCGATCAAAAACGCGCTGCGTCTTACGACCAACAGTTTGCTGCCCTAGCGCCAATCCGTGAGGCCCTACATCTACAGATCCGCATCATCCTGTCAGAACTTCCCGCCAATGCCAACATTCTCTGTGTGGGAGTTGGCACTGGGGCAGAACTGATTTATCTTGCTGAAGCGTTTCCGCAATGGCGATTTACTGCGGTCGAGCCCGCTGCACCAATGCTCGATATTTGTCGCCGCAAAACCGAAGAGACCGGCATCGCGTCACGCTGTACGTTTCATCAGGGCTATCTGGACTCGCTGCCTGCTACAGATACGTTCCATGCGGCAACCTGTCTTTTGGTGTCCCATTTTCTGGTGCAAATCGATGAGCGCCGCCGCTTCTTTCGGCAAATTGCAACCCGGCTTCAGCCTGGCGGATACTTAGTCAGTGCCGATTTGACGGCTGACATGGCTACTGCAGAGTATCAAAGCCTGCTTGAAGTTTGGCTGCGAATGCTGAGATACGCTGGATTGCCTGCTGCAGAAGCTGACAAATTTCGCACATCTTACGGTCGCGATGTTGCCTTACTGCCACCGGAAAACATTGCAGCAATCATCACTGAGGCGGGCTTTGAGCTGCCAGTCTTGTTTTACCAAAGCCTTTTGGCTCGGGCTTGGTATGCCCATAAGCGCCCTGAGTGA
- a CDS encoding metallophosphoesterase family protein, whose amino-acid sequence MSLNNLLPRLPIYPLPIHPSTPYPSTHPPLTHPPIHPLPIHPSTPYPSTHPPLTHPPIHKIGVQFMQWAILSGIEGNLAAYEAVLADIRRQRQPVTDLYILGDLVGLQGDSEAVVRRVREPQPGEPIPQVCTGWWEEQCFSLHGFRGLPDAPELVERHGLEAVKDLWEAVSRQTVRWLADLDFGFHELDCLLIHGSTVGYGDELTPETPPIQLCDRLIRADANTLFCGRSGLAFECWVEPGALRSTVTTLDQTTPPQEQGKSPRRVVGVGNVGRQGGQPSYVLYNPGTDQVRFKYVQHSSARGFGAARPKNKQG is encoded by the coding sequence ATGAGTCTAAACAACCTACTTCCCCGCCTACCCATCTACCCCTTACCCATCCACCCATCCACCCCTTACCCATCCACCCATCCACCCCTTACCCATCCACCCATCCACCCCTTACCCATCCACCCATCTACCCCTTACCCATCCACCCATCCACCCCTTACCCATCCACCCATCCACAAAATAGGAGTCCAATTCATGCAATGGGCCATTCTTAGCGGCATCGAGGGCAATCTAGCGGCCTACGAGGCGGTGCTAGCAGACATTCGGCGGCAGCGGCAGCCGGTGACGGATCTCTATATTTTGGGGGATCTGGTGGGGTTGCAGGGCGACAGTGAGGCAGTGGTGCGGCGGGTGAGAGAGCCCCAGCCAGGGGAACCTATACCCCAGGTCTGTACGGGCTGGTGGGAGGAGCAGTGCTTTAGCCTGCACGGTTTTCGCGGGCTGCCCGACGCGCCGGAGCTGGTGGAACGTCATGGCTTGGAGGCGGTGAAAGACCTGTGGGAGGCGGTGTCGCGGCAGACGGTGCGGTGGTTGGCGGATCTAGATTTTGGCTTCCATGAGCTGGATTGCCTGCTGATCCACGGCAGCACCGTGGGCTATGGTGATGAGCTGACGCCGGAGACGCCGCCGATTCAACTGTGCGATCGCCTGATCCGCGCCGATGCCAATACGCTGTTCTGCGGGCGATCGGGCCTGGCTTTTGAGTGCTGGGTAGAGCCCGGTGCTCTGCGTTCTACGGTGACCACCCTCGATCAAACCACGCCACCCCAGGAGCAGGGGAAGTCGCCCCGCCGGGTGGTGGGGGTCGGCAATGTGGGTCGCCAGGGAGGTCAACCATCCTACGTGCTCTATAACCCTGGGACAGACCAAGTGCGCTTTAAATATGTTCAGCACAGTTCGGCCAGGGGATTTGGTGCGGCCAGGCCAAAGAATAAACAAGGCTGA
- a CDS encoding metallophosphoesterase family protein codes for MKLAVISCIHGNYEALNAVLCDIDDQKAEQIYCLGDLVGYGPYPNAVVEMIRSLDIPTCQGCWDEDIVEGLNACECSYPSQLAEKRGRLAHEWTNRAINPEVREYLASLPMTLRQENLCFVHGSPNSQHEYLLPTMDGFAALERVLAAEADVLFCGHTHVPYLRELENGTLSVRVQQPGQGETQRQFTAPLKRIVNAGSVGEPRHGRPNATYVLYDTDTTQITLREVPYDYKKTCAAILEQGLPPIFAWRLERGMEFAERAEDGGHVCER; via the coding sequence ATGAAACTAGCGGTCATTTCCTGCATCCACGGCAACTATGAAGCCCTCAATGCCGTGCTGTGCGACATCGACGATCAAAAGGCTGAGCAGATTTACTGCCTGGGGGACCTGGTGGGCTATGGCCCCTACCCCAACGCCGTCGTCGAGATGATTCGGTCTTTGGATATCCCCACCTGCCAGGGTTGCTGGGATGAAGACATCGTCGAGGGGCTGAACGCCTGCGAGTGCAGCTACCCCTCCCAACTGGCGGAAAAGCGCGGTCGCCTCGCCCACGAGTGGACCAACCGCGCGATCAACCCCGAGGTGCGCGAGTACCTGGCCAGCCTGCCCATGACCCTACGCCAGGAAAACCTCTGCTTTGTCCACGGTAGCCCCAACAGCCAGCACGAGTATCTGCTGCCCACCATGGATGGCTTCGCCGCCCTGGAGCGAGTCCTGGCCGCTGAGGCCGATGTGCTGTTTTGTGGCCACACCCACGTCCCCTACTTGCGAGAGCTAGAGAATGGCACCCTCTCGGTCAGGGTGCAGCAGCCCGGCCAAGGCGAAACCCAGCGCCAGTTCACCGCCCCCCTCAAACGCATCGTCAACGCCGGTTCCGTCGGCGAACCCCGCCACGGCAGACCCAACGCCACCTACGTCCTCTACGACACCGACACAACCCAGATCACCCTGCGGGAGGTGCCCTACGACTACAAAAAAACCTGCGCCGCCATCCTCGAACAGGGCCTGCCGCCGATCTTCGCCTGGCGACTGGAGCGCGGCATGGAGTTCGCTGAACGGGCGGAGGATGGGGGGCATGTGTGTGAGCGGTAA
- a CDS encoding GTP-binding protein yields the protein MSLSNLPTPYPSTLPPIHPLPIHPPTHPPPTHPPIHPPTHPPSHPSTQMPHLIAISGPSGSGKTTWISQFLKDQSTPQYYVCPGLGEISVDLARMGYRFPSVQVVPEAQLKTVLADLPEQATVYLEWGFHLDLGSPFLAELPWERVAVLPPDLAESDWHGWSDRIVTGNPVAAPANGYLPEIWCTPLNGQVFDPPSLEALLLEVSGGAYGQVGRMKGIFELPDGRAFHVDFVEGLPGMEYTELAIPRWRSGRPDRFSGIEVVGWGLEREAIAQTLLDSTLSDAALAQYQQHYQALHPSEEVISV from the coding sequence ATGAGTCTAAGCAATCTACCTACCCCCTACCCATCCACCCTCCCACCCATCCACCCCCTACCCATCCACCCTCCCACCCATCCACCCCCTACCCATCCACCCATCCACCCGCCTACCCATCCACCCTCCCACCCATCCACCCAAATGCCTCACCTCATCGCCATCTCCGGCCCCTCTGGCAGCGGCAAAACCACCTGGATTAGCCAGTTCCTCAAGGATCAGTCCACCCCCCAGTACTATGTGTGCCCGGGGTTGGGGGAGATCTCGGTGGATCTGGCGCGGATGGGCTATCGGTTTCCCTCGGTGCAGGTGGTACCCGAGGCTCAGCTGAAGACTGTTCTGGCGGATCTGCCGGAGCAGGCGACGGTGTACCTGGAATGGGGGTTTCACCTGGATTTGGGCTCGCCGTTTTTGGCGGAGTTGCCCTGGGAGCGGGTGGCGGTGCTGCCCCCTGACCTGGCCGAATCGGACTGGCACGGGTGGAGCGATCGCATCGTGACCGGCAACCCTGTGGCGGCTCCGGCCAATGGCTACTTGCCCGAGATCTGGTGTACGCCGCTGAATGGGCAGGTGTTCGACCCGCCCAGCCTGGAGGCGCTGCTGCTGGAGGTGTCGGGGGGAGCCTATGGCCAGGTGGGGCGCATGAAGGGAATTTTTGAGCTCCCCGATGGGCGCGCCTTCCATGTGGATTTTGTCGAGGGGTTGCCGGGGATGGAGTATACCGAACTGGCCATTCCTCGCTGGCGGTCGGGGCGGCCCGATCGCTTCAGTGGCATTGAGGTGGTGGGCTGGGGGCTGGAGCGAGAGGCGATCGCCCAAACCCTGCTGGACAGCACCCTATCCGACGCCGCCCTGGCCCAGTACCAACAGCATTACCAAGCCCTACATCCCAGTGAGGAGGTCATTTCGGTATGA
- the folE gene encoding GTP cyclohydrolase I FolE, translated as MTAQLPSKNISADQAIAALSTQPQARVSDAEMQQAVRTLLIGLGEDPDREGLIDTPKRVVKALKFLTSGYNQSLDELLNGAVFHENTNEMVLVRDIDLFSSCEHHILPILGRAHVAYIPNGKVIGLSKVARICEMYARRLQVQERLTAQIADALQGLLQPQGVAVVVEATHMCMVMRGVQKPGSWTVTSAMKGAFADDARTRQEFMSLIRHTPAFH; from the coding sequence ATGACCGCTCAACTTCCTTCCAAGAACATCTCCGCCGACCAGGCGATCGCTGCTCTTTCTACCCAGCCCCAGGCCCGCGTTTCCGATGCCGAAATGCAGCAGGCAGTGCGCACTCTGCTGATTGGCCTGGGGGAAGACCCCGATCGCGAAGGGCTGATCGACACCCCCAAACGGGTGGTTAAGGCCCTCAAATTCCTCACCTCCGGCTACAACCAATCCCTGGATGAATTACTCAACGGCGCTGTTTTCCACGAAAACACCAATGAAATGGTGCTGGTACGCGACATCGACCTGTTTAGCTCCTGCGAACACCACATTTTGCCCATCCTGGGTCGTGCCCACGTGGCCTACATCCCCAACGGCAAGGTGATCGGCCTCTCCAAGGTGGCTCGCATCTGCGAAATGTACGCCCGCCGCCTGCAAGTGCAAGAACGCCTCACCGCCCAGATCGCCGATGCCCTCCAGGGTTTACTGCAACCCCAGGGCGTCGCCGTCGTAGTCGAAGCCACCCACATGTGCATGGTCATGCGCGGCGTCCAAAAGCCCGGCTCATGGACCGTCACCAGCGCCATGAAAGGGGCCTTTGCCGACGACGCCCGCACCCGGCAGGAGTTTATGAGTTTGATTCGGCATACCCCGGCGTTCCATTAA
- a CDS encoding metal ABC transporter permease has product MPSLTHTLELFQLPFMQRALMGGILTGLMGGLMGSFTILRQLSFFSDALGHSALLGISLGLLLGVSPTSVLLPFAVVFALGVTYLLERTRLWTDALLNIVYSSSLAIGVILLTFVGQYRGGINNILFGDILAVRQSNLVVSSILLAACVVYVGLTLRSQILLTLHEPLALARGISAPIHRTVFIVLLALVVGTSIQAIGVLLISAFVVIPACAARLLSRTFSGYVILSAFLGALGAVLGMVFSAMFNLPSGPAIVTMQLAIFLVAIVLPRTKLSAV; this is encoded by the coding sequence ATGCCATCCCTCACCCACACCCTCGAACTCTTCCAACTCCCCTTCATGCAGCGCGCCCTGATGGGCGGCATCCTCACCGGCTTGATGGGGGGGCTCATGGGCAGTTTCACCATCCTGCGGCAGCTGTCGTTTTTTAGTGATGCCCTGGGGCATTCGGCGCTGTTGGGTATCAGTCTGGGGCTGCTGTTGGGCGTAAGTCCGACCTCGGTACTGTTGCCATTTGCGGTGGTGTTCGCCCTGGGGGTGACATATTTGCTAGAGCGCACGCGGCTGTGGACGGATGCGCTGTTGAATATTGTCTACTCGTCGTCCCTGGCGATCGGGGTGATTTTGCTGACCTTTGTGGGGCAGTACCGAGGCGGCATTAACAACATTTTGTTCGGCGACATTTTGGCGGTGCGGCAGAGCAATTTGGTGGTGAGTTCGATTTTGCTGGCGGCCTGCGTGGTCTACGTGGGGCTGACCCTGCGATCGCAAATCCTGCTCACCCTCCACGAACCCTTAGCCTTGGCTCGCGGCATCTCTGCCCCCATCCACCGCACTGTGTTTATTGTCCTGCTAGCGCTGGTGGTGGGTACCTCGATTCAGGCGATCGGTGTGCTGCTGATCAGTGCCTTTGTGGTGATTCCCGCCTGCGCTGCCCGCTTACTCAGCCGCACATTCAGCGGCTACGTGATTCTGTCAGCTTTCCTCGGAGCCCTGGGGGCAGTGCTGGGCATGGTGTTCTCTGCCATGTTTAATCTGCCGTCGGGGCCTGCGATCGTCACCATGCAGCTGGCGATTTTTTTGGTGGCGATCGTGCTGCCTAGGACGAAATTGTCGGCGGTTTAA
- a CDS encoding four helix bundle protein gives MEVYQAAFEAAMEIFEVSKKFPVEERYSLTDQIRRSSRSVYANLGEAWRKRRYEAAFIAKISDCQAEATETQIWLEFAVKCQYLDPETGRHLYCMYDKVLGQLVNIIKNSSHWIIK, from the coding sequence TTGGAGGTTTATCAAGCGGCTTTTGAGGCGGCGATGGAAATTTTTGAGGTCTCAAAAAAGTTTCCGGTTGAGGAACGGTACTCATTGACCGATCAAATTCGGCGCTCCTCGCGATCGGTCTATGCAAATTTGGGAGAGGCTTGGCGAAAGCGACGATACGAAGCAGCCTTCATTGCCAAGATCAGCGATTGTCAGGCTGAGGCGACAGAAACACAAATCTGGCTAGAATTTGCCGTCAAATGCCAATACCTCGATCCTGAAACTGGCAGACACCTGTACTGCATGTACGACAAAGTCCTGGGTCAACTCGTTAATATCATCAAAAACTCCTCCCACTGGATCATCAAATAA
- a CDS encoding metal ABC transporter ATP-binding protein, translated as MNPDVLLVDGLTVYRDTYPAVEEVSFALAEGTDAAIVGPNGAGKSTLIQAILGILPRRAGDVFVLGQSLSRQGRLPAQVRQQIAYLPQNFLFDRRIPITVNELVALGWDDLGLKLPWANRTPRRRAVRQALARVDALHLGPQPISSLSGGEMKRALLAYCLVRPRRLLILDEAPAGLDARGESEFYQLLYQLKQDQGWAILQISHDLDMVRKHCDRVLCLNRSIRCQGTPDVALAPDNLALVYGSEFVRYRHRH; from the coding sequence TTGAACCCTGACGTTCTGCTGGTAGACGGGCTGACCGTCTACCGCGATACCTACCCCGCCGTGGAGGAGGTGTCCTTTGCCCTGGCCGAGGGCACCGACGCTGCCATCGTTGGCCCCAATGGGGCTGGCAAAAGTACCTTGATCCAGGCCATCCTGGGCATCCTGCCCCGGCGGGCGGGGGATGTGTTTGTGCTGGGACAGTCCCTTAGCCGTCAGGGTCGTTTACCGGCCCAGGTGCGGCAGCAGATTGCCTACCTGCCCCAAAACTTTCTGTTCGACCGCCGCATCCCCATCACCGTCAACGAACTGGTGGCCCTGGGCTGGGATGACCTGGGCCTGAAGCTGCCCTGGGCCAATCGCACCCCCCGCCGCCGCGCCGTTCGCCAGGCCCTCGCCCGAGTCGATGCCCTGCACCTCGGCCCCCAGCCCATCAGCAGCCTCTCCGGCGGTGAAATGAAACGGGCGCTGCTGGCCTACTGCCTGGTGCGCCCCCGCCGCCTGCTCATCCTCGACGAAGCCCCCGCTGGTCTCGACGCCCGCGGCGAATCGGAGTTTTACCAACTCCTCTACCAGCTCAAACAAGACCAGGGCTGGGCCATCCTGCAAATTTCCCACGACCTCGATATGGTTAGGAAGCACTGCGATCGCGTCCTCTGCCTCAACCGCTCTATCCGGTGCCAGGGCACCCCCGATGTGGCCCTAGCCCCGGATAACCTGGCGCTGGTCTACGGGTCGGAGTTTGTCAGGTATCGGCATCGTCATTAG
- a CDS encoding metal ABC transporter solute-binding protein, Zn/Mn family — protein MFASSVAIALGGCGTGPTEVSETDAPGGAVEATDLTVMTTILPITQFTNAVVGDRAEVIPLMPTNVDPHDFQARPADVQALANADVLVKNGLEMEFFLDDLIANAENPDLVMIDSSEGIAVLANEDHGHSHGHSHDHSHGHSHDHDHGHDHAHDDHGHSHDHAEAGHHHHHHGEFNPHIWLDPKRAIQQVENIRDGMIAVDPEGEEIYTANAAAFIAELEALDAEIAEKLAPFTGQSFVVFHDFAPYFAESYGLETEFLVDVPAINPSPEDVKRVMDTVQASNLKAIMTEPSAGEDSFAAVANDLGVDVGLFNPIEVGGPEAVQPEYYLNAMRQNAANLVASFESFNQQQSWLPVWPTQPLALLPQPVGLRF, from the coding sequence TTGTTTGCATCCTCTGTGGCGATCGCCCTGGGGGGCTGCGGCACTGGCCCTACCGAGGTTAGTGAGACCGATGCCCCTGGTGGGGCGGTGGAGGCCACTGACCTGACGGTGATGACGACGATTTTGCCGATCACGCAGTTTACCAATGCGGTGGTGGGCGATCGCGCCGAGGTCATCCCCCTGATGCCGACCAATGTGGACCCCCATGATTTTCAGGCGCGGCCTGCGGATGTGCAGGCGCTGGCCAATGCTGACGTGCTGGTGAAGAATGGCCTGGAGATGGAGTTCTTTTTAGACGACCTGATTGCCAATGCCGAGAACCCGGATCTAGTGATGATCGATTCGAGTGAGGGTATTGCGGTGCTGGCCAATGAAGACCACGGCCACAGCCACGGCCACAGCCATGACCACAGTCATGGCCACAGCCACGACCATGACCACGGCCATGATCATGCCCACGACGATCATGGCCACAGCCACGACCACGCCGAGGCGGGGCACCATCACCACCACCACGGCGAATTCAACCCCCACATCTGGCTCGACCCCAAGCGGGCGATTCAGCAGGTGGAGAACATTCGCGACGGCATGATTGCGGTGGACCCGGAAGGGGAGGAAATTTACACCGCCAACGCGGCAGCCTTCATTGCTGAGCTAGAGGCGCTGGATGCCGAGATTGCGGAAAAACTAGCGCCCTTTACCGGCCAGAGCTTCGTAGTATTCCACGACTTTGCCCCCTACTTCGCCGAGAGCTACGGGCTTGAAACCGAATTTCTGGTGGATGTGCCTGCCATCAACCCCTCCCCCGAGGATGTCAAACGGGTGATGGACACGGTGCAAGCCTCCAACCTGAAGGCCATTATGACGGAACCGTCGGCAGGGGAGGATAGCTTTGCGGCAGTCGCTAACGACCTGGGCGTGGACGTGGGCCTGTTCAACCCGATTGAAGTGGGTGGCCCGGAGGCTGTGCAACCGGAGTACTACCTGAATGCCATGCGCCAAAATGCCGCCAACCTTGTCGCCTCTTTTGAGTCGTTTAACCAGCAGCAGTCGTGGCTGCCGGTATGGCCTACCCAACCCCTAGCGCTGCTGCCCCAGCCCGTGGGCCTGCGGTTTTAG
- the hemB gene encoding porphobilinogen synthase: MVLSPPPTPTPEIAEAPARQVGAVPPKPLVHRPRRLRRTEGLRRMVRETRLTVDDLIYPMFVMEGSGQRQEVPSMPGCFRYSLDLLLEELQEIVRLGIGAIALFPLIPDEQKDNAGTESYNPDGLIPQAVRAIKQAFPQLLVITDIALDPYSSMGHDGIVEDGEILNDETVAVLVKQALAHAEAGADIVAPSDMMDGRIGAIRQALDAEGWINVGILAYSAKYASAYYGPFRDALESAPKFGDKKTYQMDPANAAEALKEVDLDIAEGADIVMVKPALAYLDVIRRIRQHTNLPIAAYNVSGEYAMVKATAAQGWIDEQAVVLETLTSIKRAGADVILTYFARDVARVLGG, from the coding sequence ATGGTTTTGTCTCCCCCACCGACCCCTACTCCAGAGATTGCAGAGGCTCCAGCCCGGCAGGTTGGGGCGGTTCCCCCAAAACCCCTGGTGCATCGCCCCCGCCGCCTACGCCGGACAGAGGGGCTACGTCGTATGGTGCGCGAAACCCGTTTGACTGTAGATGACTTGATTTACCCCATGTTTGTGATGGAGGGCAGCGGGCAGCGGCAGGAAGTGCCCTCCATGCCTGGGTGCTTCCGCTATTCCCTGGATCTGCTGCTGGAGGAGTTGCAGGAGATCGTGAGGCTAGGCATTGGGGCGATCGCCCTTTTCCCCCTCATCCCCGACGAGCAAAAAGACAACGCCGGTACCGAAAGCTACAACCCTGATGGGCTGATTCCCCAAGCCGTGCGCGCCATCAAGCAGGCCTTCCCGCAACTGCTGGTGATTACCGACATTGCCCTCGACCCCTACAGCAGCATGGGCCACGACGGCATTGTGGAGGATGGCGAAATTCTCAACGACGAAACCGTAGCCGTCCTGGTCAAGCAAGCCCTGGCCCACGCCGAAGCCGGAGCCGACATAGTTGCCCCCTCCGACATGATGGATGGCCGGATTGGGGCCATTCGCCAAGCCCTCGACGCCGAGGGGTGGATCAACGTCGGCATCCTCGCCTACTCGGCCAAGTACGCCTCCGCCTACTACGGCCCCTTCCGCGACGCCCTGGAAAGCGCCCCCAAATTTGGCGACAAAAAGACCTACCAGATGGACCCCGCCAACGCTGCCGAAGCCCTCAAGGAAGTCGATCTCGACATCGCCGAAGGGGCCGACATCGTCATGGTCAAACCCGCCCTCGCGTACCTGGACGTGATCCGCCGCATCCGGCAGCACACCAACTTGCCCATCGCCGCCTACAACGTCAGCGGCGAATACGCCATGGTCAAAGCCACCGCCGCCCAAGGCTGGATCGACGAGCAAGCCGTCGTCCTCGAAACCCTAACCAGCATCAAGCGAGCCGGAGCGGATGTGATTTTGACGTATTTTGCCAGGGATGTGGCGAGAGTTTTGGGTGGATGA